In Aedes albopictus strain Foshan chromosome 3, AalbF5, whole genome shotgun sequence, the following are encoded in one genomic region:
- the LOC134290782 gene encoding uncharacterized protein LOC134290782 → MQHRQLHICKRPTLSDLNEYVREFFTLESLAIAAAPSVESAEDDRARKILENSTKRTNCGKFETGPDLLTSLLAVMFQFREREVAITADIREMFLQILIRPEDRSALLFLWRDSPEQPVKIMVTDVAIFGATCSPVQSQFVKNLNAAEYEDSYPKASAAIKHKHYVDDYLDSVDTVDEAVQLATDVTTIHGKANFFIRNWRSNKLEVLERTEEVTPVSTKQFTAGKEINLERVLGMMWLPDEDVFAFNFCLRDDIRHLMNGEAIPTKREVLSVVMSLYNPLGLVAVFVVHGKVIIQDTWRANIGWDDDIR, encoded by the exons ATGCAACATCGTCAGCTGCACATTTGCAAACGACCGACACTCAGCGATCTTAACGAATATGTCCGCGAGTTTTTCACCCTGGAGAGTTTGGCCATTGCAGCAGCGCCGTCCGTAGAAAGTGCTGAAGATGACCGCGCGcgtaaaattttggaaaattctacGAAGCGGACCAACTGTGGCAAATTCGAAACTG GTCCAGACCTGTTGACATCGCTGCTAGCAGTAATGTTCCAGTTCCGAGAACGCGAAGTAGCGATTACGGCGGATATAAGGGAAATGTTTTTGCAGATCCTTATTCGACCCGAGGATCGTAGTGCTCTCCTGTTTTTGTGGCGAGATTCACCCGAGCAGCCAGTCAAGATCATGGTTACTGACGTAGCGATATTTGGAGCAACTTGCTCTCCAGTACAGTCGCAATTTGTGAAAAATCTCAATGCAGCGGAGTATGAAGACAGCTACCCAAAAGCATCGGCGGCGATAAAACACAAACACTACGTCGACGACTACCTTGATAGTGTCGACACGGTTGATGAGGCAGTTCAACTCGCTACGGATGTGACGACAATACATGGGAAGGCGAATTTCTTCATTCGTAACTGGAGGTCAAATAAACTGGAAGTTCTTGAACGAACAGAAGAAGTTACTCCTGTGTCAACTAAGCAATTCACTGCGGGAAAGGAGATCAACCTTGAACGAGTCTTGGGAATGATGTGGTTACCTGACGAAGACGTCTTCGCCTTCAATTTCTGCCTACGGGATGACATCCGGCACCTGATGAATGGTGAAGCCATTCCAACTAAGCGAGAAGTATTGAGCGTAGTAATGAGCTTGTATAACCCACTTGGACTAGTTGCGGTATTCGTTGTTCATGGAAAAGTGATCATCCAGGACACTTGGAGAGCGAACATCGGTTGGGATGACGATATTCGTTGA